CACGGTCGACTTCTCGGACTCATCGGACGCGGTGGCGGGGCCGATCAACGTGCCGCTCGGGCGGACCGAGGCGGTCTGCAAGTTCTGTCTGAAGACGCTGACGACGCCCGAGGAGACGTCGAACGACGGCCACTACCGGCCGGTCGACGTCGTCGCGCCCGAGGGGAACCTGTTCAACGCCCAGTACCCCTCGCCGACGTACACGCTCTGGGCGTCGATCCTCGCGGTCGACGTCGTGTTCAAGGCGCTGGCGAAGGGGATGCCCGAGCGCATCCCGGCCAGCACCGGCGGCGACATCGCCAGCGTCATGCTCTACGGGACGGACCCGGAGACCGGCAACCGGTTCGTGGAGGCGAACAACGAGGGCGTCGGGTGGGGCGCGACGAATGAGCGCGACGGCCCGAACGCCCTGATGCACTACGTCCAGACGATGGTGCGGAACATCCCGGTCGAGGTCTTCGAGAACAAGGCCCCCGTGGAGTTCGACGAACTGTCCCTGCGCCAGGACTCGGGCGGGGCCGGCGAACACCGGGGCGGCCTCGGCATCCGCCGGGATTACCGCCTCACCCACCCGACGGACGTCCTGGCGATCATCAAGAAGACCCGGACCGAGGGCTGGGGGCTGGCGGGCGGCGACCCCGGCGCGAAGAACGTCGTCGTCCTCGACCTCGACGGGAGCGACCCCGACGCCCGCGACCGGGTCCAGGTGATCACCGACAACGGCGACGACTACCCCGACGACGGGAAGGAGTGGGTCGGCATGATGCGCGGCTCGTTCGAGCCGGGCGAGGTGGTGTCGAACCGTTCGGGCGGCGGGGGCGGGTACGGCGACCCGTACGACCGTGACCCCGAAGCTGTCCGCGAGGACGTCCTCGACGGCTACGTCTCCCCCGGGGCCGCCCGCGAGGAATACGGCGTCGTCGTCTCCGAGGACGGCGAGATAGACCGCGAGGCCACCGCGGAGCTACGCGCGGGGCGCTGACTCGGAACGCCATCCGGGCAGCGCCGCTCGACCCCGCAGAAACCTTGATTATCCCGCCGTGTGACTGACTGCACAGCGACGACCCGCACAGCCTCCGGTCGAGTGTCAGCACGGCGTGTCGACGGCGACCGTCGCCGGCGCGGCGACCCGCCTCGACCGCGGCACCGTTCGACCGCGCACCGACGGACCAGACGACACGACCATGACGGACATTCAGCTACACGACCTCGACGCGAACTGGAGCGAGAGCACCGACGACCCACTCACCCTGCACGAGAGCGACGACCCGACCGCCGAGACCGGGACGTTCGTCATCGAACCCGGCGAGCGCGTGCCCGCCGAGGGGACGACGAGCCACGCGGGCGACGAGGTCTCGGTCATCCTCTCGGGGGAACTGGAGGTGGTCACCGAGGAGTCCCGGACGGTCGGGGCGAACACGCTCTCGGTGATCCCGGCGGGGGTGGAACACTACTCGGTGAACCACGGCCCGGAGCCGGTGAGACTGGTCTACACGATCCTCGGGGAGCTATGAGCGGGGCGGGCGACGTCGACCCGGCGACCGTCGAGGTGATCCGCAACTACCTCACGTCGGCGGCGACGGAGATGCAGCGCACGCTCGTCCGGACGGCGTACAACACGATCGTCTACGAGATCCTCGATTTCGGGATCTCGCTGTACGACGCCGACCTGCGGCTGGTCGCGGACTCGCCGGGGCTGGCTATCTTCCTCGGGTCGAACGACGAGGGCATCGAGGCTGGCGTCGAGCACGTCGGGAAGGAGAACCTCAACCCCGGCGACGTGGTCCTCTGTAACTACCCCTACTGGAGTCAGGCCCACACGCTCGACGTCCTCATGTTCTCGCCCATCTTCGTCGACGACGAACTGGAGGGCTTTGCGGCCTGTCGCGCCCACTGGCTGGACCTGGGGGCGAAAGACGAGGGGTACGTCCTCGACTCGACCGATGTCTACCAGGAGGGCGTCGTCTTCCCCGGGACGAAGGTGTACAAGGGCGGCGAACCCGACGAGGAGATCCTCGACATCATCCGCTTCAACTCGCGGATCCCCGACAAGGTGCTGGGCGACCTCAACGCCCAGATCGCCGCGCTGCGGACCGGGACGCGCCGGCTGCAGGAGCTCCACGAGAAGTACGGGAGCGAAACCGTCGACGCGGCCATCGAGGGGCTGTTCGACCACGGTGCGAAGACGGCAAGGGAGGCGGTGGCGGACCTCCCCGACGGCACCTGGTCGGCGACGGGGTACGCCGACGGGATCGACGCGGGCGACGACCTCGTCGAGATCGTCGCGACCGTCACGGTCGACGGCGACGAGTTCACGATCGACCTGACCGACTCGGCGGACCAGCTCGACACGCCGTACAACGACACCGGCGGCGACGCGCTGGGGAAGCTCTGCTTCAAGACGGTGACGACGCCCCACGAGGACTCCAACTACGGCCTTTACGAGCCGCTGTCGGTCGAGACGCG
The Halostella litorea DNA segment above includes these coding regions:
- a CDS encoding hydantoinase B/oxoprolinase family protein, with the protein product MAGADEVDPATVAVIRNYLNSAATEMQRTLTRTAYNTIVYEIFDFGLSMYDADLRLLADSPGISLFLGANDFSVRKGVEHVGRENLDPGDVVVLNYPYWNSSHTLDVCLFAPVFRDGELIGYTASRAHWLDLGAKDEGYVLDSTDMHQEGIIFPGTKVYKGGEPDEEIHDIIRFNSRIPDKVIGDLNAQIAALRTGADRLSELHGKYGSDTVDAALDRIVDHGERQARAGIADLPDGTWSAVDYVDNDGVSDDPVRIGVEVTVDGDEFTVDFSDSSDAVAGPINVPLGRTEAVCKFCLKTLTTPEETSNDGHYRPVDVVAPEGNLFNAQYPSPTYTLWASILAVDVVFKALAKGMPERIPASTGGDIASVMLYGTDPETGNRFVEANNEGVGWGATNERDGPNALMHYVQTMVRNIPVEVFENKAPVEFDELSLRQDSGGAGEHRGGLGIRRDYRLTHPTDVLAIIKKTRTEGWGLAGGDPGAKNVVVLDLDGSDPDARDRVQVITDNGDDYPDDGKEWVGMMRGSFEPGEVVSNRSGGGGGYGDPYDRDPEAVREDVLDGYVSPGAAREEYGVVVSEDGEIDREATAELRAGR
- a CDS encoding cupin domain-containing protein, translated to MSTATVAGAATRLDRGTVRPRTDGPDDTTMTDIQLHDLDANWSESTDDPLTLHESDDPTAETGTFVIEPGERVPAEGTTSHAGDEVSVILSGELEVVTEESRTVGANTLSVIPAGVEHYSVNHGPEPVRLVYTILGEL
- a CDS encoding hydantoinase B/oxoprolinase family protein; translation: MSGAGDVDPATVEVIRNYLTSAATEMQRTLVRTAYNTIVYEILDFGISLYDADLRLVADSPGLAIFLGSNDEGIEAGVEHVGKENLNPGDVVLCNYPYWSQAHTLDVLMFSPIFVDDELEGFAACRAHWLDLGAKDEGYVLDSTDVYQEGVVFPGTKVYKGGEPDEEILDIIRFNSRIPDKVLGDLNAQIAALRTGTRRLQELHEKYGSETVDAAIEGLFDHGAKTAREAVADLPDGTWSATGYADGIDAGDDLVEIVATVTVDGDEFTIDLTDSADQLDTPYNDTGGDALGKLCFKTVTTPHEDSNYGLYEPLSVETRPGSIFEPTEPAPTFVGWTGILAVDVVYEALAKGMPDRIPASSGGDLCSIMLYGDDPDTGRSFVEANNEGVGWGATDERDGPNALMHVTETMVQNLPVEVLEQKAPVEIDRLALRQDSGGPGKRRGGLGIRRDYRFTHPAGALSIVQKTRTEGWGLAGGEPGATNVVALATDDAADRVQVLVDNDDRYDASADDLGGPDASVAYAGMFRGSFEPGEMVSNRSGGGGGYGDPYDRDPEAVREDILDGYVSAEQAADRYGVVVTDDGELDEAATAARRSGGD